One Urechidicola croceus genomic window, CCTTAAATACATTCTTGCCTATCAGAAAGAACAAATGACTTGGTATAAAAGTAGAAAAAAGACTAGGCGCATATTTTCAGAAGTCCTTCTAACAATTGCAATCATACTGTTTGCAGCAAGTCTAATTACTCCTTTACTTCCAGGAACCATTATAAACAATATTGACCAAATTAATTTTGGCAACTACTACGCTTGGGGTTATATTTTCTTAATAACAACTACAATTATTCTATTAGGAGATAGGTTATTTGGCCATTCAAATAGTTGGATTAGATTTACCTTAACTTATTTACAAATTGATACTGTGTGTTCAGAATTTCATGGTAAATGGATCGAGATTCTCCCTCAATTAGAAGATGAAGCAATATCGGACGAAGCTCGCCTTGCTGCAATTCAATTACTTCAAAAATTCGACACTACTCTTAAAAACATAGTTAAAATTGAGTCTGAGAATTGGAAAGAAGTATTTACAACTCAATTGAAAGAATTTTCACAAAAAGCAGATTCAAAATTAAAAGATACACAAAAAGCAATAACCGAATTCAAGGAAACCACTCAAAAGAATTTGACTAAGTATGAAAAAGTACATTTGAAAATTGAATTCAAAGATATTCCTAAAGATTGTTTAGTTAATTCAAAGATAATTTTTGACGCTGATAAGGTTGAGTCAAAACAACTTAATACAAACGATTCCACATGGGTTTTAAAGAATATACCTGTAGGGGAATATATGATTGAATATACGATTGGTCAAAAGGATCATAATCAACGAAAAGTAAACGATATTTTAAGTATTGGCGGAGAAACTAAAGTCAAAATAATTACCATTATTGTGAATACTGCTAAGAACAATGGCTAAAATACAAATAGCCTTCATTCGTTGGCTACTGCATTTGGCTGAAGTCGTTGCCAATTACTAATATTAAAGAATCTAATATTTTAGACTTAACTAAACTCTTTGTAGAGTTTACTATATCTGATTATCCTACTGAAAATACTTCCACTTAGACCAAAGACTATTCTTATACAATCAGTTTCAATCAAACAATCCCAATTGACCAGAAGAATTATCAATTATTGGTTTTGCAATGATATTGGAACTATAAGGGAATGCAAAATGATTATACTCTTCACCTTTTAACCAAGATTGTTCATCTTCTTTTTTTAAAATTATAGGCATGCGCTGTTTGGTATTGTGAATTTCACTCATCAATTCATTTGCTTGTGTTGTAACCATGGAATATGAATTTAATTTTTGCCCATCAAAGTCAGTCCATTCAGTAAAAATTCCTGGAAAAGAAAACAATTCATCATCTGGCAAAGTGATCAAATATTTTTGTTTTCTTGAACCACTTTTTGTCAACCATTGCCATTCGTAAAAACCATCCGCAATAATCAAACATCTATTTTGAATAACATCTTTAAATGATCTTTTCTCATCCAATGTCTCAATCCGAGCATTCAAAGTATAATTTCGTATAGAAATATCCTGTGACCAAGAAGGAACCAATCCCCAATTGAATAATTGAATTTTATCTGGATTGGTATTTGTAATAACTGGTGTTTTTGGAAAATCAAAGGCACTTAAAACTTCCAAAGATTCAAAATCTCCCAACTCACTTATATCAACTCGAAACCTATCTTGAAGTTCTTCTCTCTTTTTTGTTATTCTTGTTTGGTAGCACATACTATGAATTTACAAGTCAGATAAATATACTAAATTCTTGAAGTTTATCTATCAAATGATGGAAGTTTCAATCGCAATTAATTTTACGACCTAAATCTAAATATGACCTTCTTTAACTATGGATAAATCATTTTTCACCAAAGTATCAATTGAAATTTCAAAATAATCAGATAAGTCTAACAGAAAATTAATAGGTGGTTTTGCCCTACTTTCTTCATATGAACTTATCCTCGAACGAGTTACTTTTAAATCTTCTGCAAGCACCTCTTGGGACAACCCTTTTAATGTCCTAATGTGCCTTATGTTTTTTGATAAAAAATTCATATTGCTTACTATTTGAGCAACATACGCTCATATTTTTGGCTAATTTAGCAAAAATAATTTACTCAAATAAGTTTTGTTAAAAAATGTATCTAAATACACATACATATTACAGTCTGAGATATGGTACTATTCCCATTGCAATGTTATTAAAATTAGCATTGCAATGCAATGCAATGTCATTAGCATTGACTGATATTAACAGCACCTCTGTATGCTTAGATTTTATGCGTTTAGCCAGCAAACATAGTATCAAACCTATCGTTGGAGTTGATTTTAGGAATGGTGCTCAACAGCAATTTATTATACTTGCAAGGTGCAATAATGGCTTGCAATCCATTAATGAATACTTATCATCCTTATTGCATTTAGATACTTTTGCAGTTCCAAAAAGAGCACCTAAAATTCCAAATACATTTGTTATTTATCCGTACCAAAATGACGTGATTTCGTTAAATAGCAATGAATATATTGGTGTAAAACCTTCTGATTTGAATCATTTGAAATTTTCTAAATGGAACTTGAAATTGGATAAATTAGTCATCTTAAAAACGGTATCATTTGAAAATAAAAAAGGGTTTAATACACATCGATTGTTAAGAGCTATCGACAATAATACATTGTTAAGTAAATTACCAAAAACGGAACAAGGAGAAGAAACTGACATCATGATTCCTGTAGAAGTTTTAAAAGAAATTTATGCTGAATATCCTCAAATTATTCAAAACACACAAAATATTTTAGAACGTTGCAACGTACAATTTGATTTTGATTCAAACACGCCTAAAAACCAAAAAACATATACAAATAACGAAGAATTAGATTACAAATTATTAAGAAAATTAGCCTATGATGGGTTGCACTATCGTTATAAAAAAATTGGCAAACGTGTTTTCGACAGACTTGAAAAGGAATTAAAAATCATCAAAGAAAAACAATTTGTTTCCTATTTTCTTATTAATTGGAAAATACTAAAGTATGCACGTAGTAAACAGTATTATTATGTAGGTCGTGGTAGTGGAGCAAATAGTGTTGTTGCCTATTTATTGAGAATTACAGATGTTGATCCAATTGAACTTGATTTATACTTTGAACGCTTCATTAATTTATACAGAACCAATCCA contains:
- a CDS encoding SLATT domain-containing protein; its protein translation is MKSNNERKWFEDSIQDQKVKEYLKYILAYQKEQMTWYKSRKKTRRIFSEVLLTIAIILFAASLITPLLPGTIINNIDQINFGNYYAWGYIFLITTTIILLGDRLFGHSNSWIRFTLTYLQIDTVCSEFHGKWIEILPQLEDEAISDEARLAAIQLLQKFDTTLKNIVKIESENWKEVFTTQLKEFSQKADSKLKDTQKAITEFKETTQKNLTKYEKVHLKIEFKDIPKDCLVNSKIIFDADKVESKQLNTNDSTWVLKNIPVGEYMIEYTIGQKDHNQRKVNDILSIGGETKVKIITIIVNTAKNNG
- a CDS encoding helix-turn-helix domain-containing protein, with the translated sequence MNFLSKNIRHIRTLKGLSQEVLAEDLKVTRSRISSYEESRAKPPINFLLDLSDYFEISIDTLVKNDLSIVKEGHI
- a CDS encoding SOS response-associated peptidase — encoded protein: MCYQTRITKKREELQDRFRVDISELGDFESLEVLSAFDFPKTPVITNTNPDKIQLFNWGLVPSWSQDISIRNYTLNARIETLDEKRSFKDVIQNRCLIIADGFYEWQWLTKSGSRKQKYLITLPDDELFSFPGIFTEWTDFDGQKLNSYSMVTTQANELMSEIHNTKQRMPIILKKEDEQSWLKGEEYNHFAFPYSSNIIAKPIIDNSSGQLGLFD